GAACCTCCTCGGGTACGTCGTCGGCGTCTATCGGGTCCCCGAGCTCCTCGCAGAAGCGCTGCGCGACTTCGCTCTGGGTGGCGTGCGGTTCAACCTGTACGACGTAGTGGCCCCCGAGACTCAGAGGCTCCTGTGCTCGTACCCGGGCGGGCCAGCCTTGGTCGGCGTCCCGGCGGGCGGATTGCGGCGCGAGGCAGTCTTCGACGTGGCGGGCCGCCGCTGGCGGCTGGTGTGCGTGCCTACGGGCGACTTCCTGGCCGCCGAGCGCACCGAGTTGCCCCTCGTCGTGCTGGGCGCCGGCTTGCTGTTCACGCTCGTGCTCAGCGGCTACCTGGTGGTGCTGGTAGGGCGCGCCGCGCGGATCGCCAAGCTCGTGAATCAGCGAACCGAGGAACTGGTGGCGCTCAACGACGATCTGGCGAACGAGATTGACCGCCGCAGGTTGACCGAGCTGGAGTTGCGCCAGGCCCGCGGCGAACTCGAGGCACGCGTGCAGGAGCGCACCGCGGAGCTTCATCAGGCCGTGGATGCCCTGCGGGCCGAGATCCAGCAACGCATCGTGGCGGAGGAGGACGCCCTCCAGCGCACCGCGATGCTCGAGGCCAGCAACCAGGTGCTCCGCGAGTCGCTGACCTGCGAGGAAGACGCCGCCGTCGCCCGCGTGTGCCTGGCCGTGGCCGAAAAGCTGACGGGCAGCCGCTTCGGCTTCATCGGCGAGGTGAACGAGGCCGGGCGCTTCGACACGATCGCGCTCAGCGACCCGGGGTGGGACTCGTGCCGAATGCCGCACTCCGAAGCGACGCGCCTGATCCGCGGCATGGAGGTGCGCGGCCTGTGGGGCGCCGTGCTGCGCAGCCAGCGCGCGCTCATCGTCAACGACCCCGCAACGCACCCCGACCGCGTGGGCATCCCCGAGGGCCACCCGCCGCTCACCTCGTTCCTGGGCGTGCCGCTGAAGCACGCGGGCAAGACCATCGGCATGATCGCGCTGGCCAACAAGCCGTCGGGCTACAGCGACCGGGACCGCGAGGGGCTGGAGGCCCTGGCGGTGGCCTTCGTCGAGGCGCTGATGCGATCGCGCGCGGAGGCCGCCTTGCGCCGGGCCCACGCCGAGCTCGAGGAGCGCGTCCGCGAGCGCACCGCCGAGCTGGCGCGCTCGAATGCCGAGCTCGAGCAGTTCGCCTACGTGGCGTCGCACGACTTGCAGGAGCCGCTGCGCATGGTGCGCAGCTTCGTGGAACTCCTTCAGCAGCGGTACGCCGGGCAGTTGGATGCCGAGGCCGACGAGTTCATCGGCTTCGCGGTGGACGGCGCGGCCCGGATGCAGGCCCTGATCCGCGGCCTGCTGGCCTATTCGCGGGTGGACCGCCGCACCTCGAGCCCCGGACCCGTGGACTGCGACCGACTCGTCCAGAACGCCCTCCGCAACCTCCAGGTCGCCATCGCCGAGGCGAAGGCCCAGGTGACCCACGACCCGCTGCCCACGGTGACCGGCGACGAGACGCAACTCCTCCAGCTCTTCCAGAACCTGCTTGGCAACGCCATCAAGTTCCGCAACGAGGCGGCGCCGCGAGTCCACATCGCCGCCGCCCGCCGGGGGGCCGAGTGGGTCTTCTCCGTGCGCGACAACGGCATCGGATTCGACCCTCAGTACGCCGAGCGCATCTTCATGATCTTCCAGCGCCTCCACACGCGGGAAGAGTATGGCGGCACCGGGATCGGCCTGGCCGTGTGCAAGAAGATCGTCGAGTGCCATGGCGGCCGCATCTGGGCCGAATCGGCGCCAGGCCAGGGCAGCACGTTCTACTTCACCCTGCCCGTCAAGGGAGAGGAGAACCCATGAGTTGCCCCATCACCACGCGGGCCGTCGAGATTCTGCTGGTCGAGGACAATGCAGGCGATGTGCGCCTCACCCGCGAGGCCCTCAAGGACGGCAAGGTGAGCAACAACCTGCGGGTGGTGCGCGACGGCGTCGAAGCCCTGGCCTACCTGCGCCACGAGGGCAAGTACGCCAGGGCCGTGACCCCGGACCTGATCCTGCTGGACCTGAACCTGCCGAAGAAGGACGGCCGCGAGGTGCTCGCGGCGATCAAGGCCGACCCGGACCTGCGGCGCATCCCGGTGGTCGTCCTGACCACGTCGGAGGGCGAGGAAGACGTGCTCCGGGCCTACAGCCTCAATGCCAACTGCTATATCACGAAGCCCGTGGACCTCGACCAGTTCATCCGCGTCGTGAGGTCCATCGAGTCGTTCTGGTTCACGGTCGTGCGGCTGCCCACCGAGTGACGCCGCTTGAAAAGGAGTGGCCCCATGGATTCCCGGCACATCACGGTTCTGCTCATCGAGGACAACCCCGGCGACGTGGCTCTGATCCGGACGATGCTGTCCGGCACGCGCGGCCTGCCCGTCTCGCTCCAGTGTGCGGACCGGCTGGCCACGGGCCTCGAGCGCCTCGCCCAGGGCGGCATTGACCTGGTGGTGCTGGACCTGAACCTGCCCGACAGCACGGGCCTGGCCACCATCTCCCACGTGCACGCCCGGGCCCCGCACGTGCCGGTGATCGTGTTGACCGGCGCGGAGGACGAGGTGCTGGGCGCCAATGCCGTGTGGGCCGGCGCCCAGGACTACCTGGTGAAGGGCCAGGTGGACGGCTCGCTGCTCCTGCGCGCCATCCGCTACGCCATCAGCCGCCACGGCCTCCAGATGGCGGCCCACCAGCGGGCGTTGATGGACGACTTCACGGGCCTCTACAACGAGACGGCCTTCCTGAGCCTGGCGGCCCGCGACCTGGCGCTGGCCAACCGCCGGGGCGAGCACGTGCTGCTCGTGGTCGCGCGGGTGGAGGGCTTCGGCAGCTTCGTAGACGCCTTCGGCGCCC
This DNA window, taken from Planctomycetota bacterium, encodes the following:
- a CDS encoding CHASE domain-containing protein encodes the protein MRRHPVSQIRETLRPSLHRVVAGLTLVLGCAASLVGAHLARRAEERRVESAFDRVAAHHFAAVQKTLALNLQVPSFVESFYAASQLVERGEFRAFAANILSRRPSVAALQWAPRVLAAERTAHEAAAREDGLKDYRVTELDDHDRPVAAGPRDEYFPIYYSEPREGLGLPLGLDLASNLARAQLLARACCEAAALLDNGQAAGQAPDEPCVASVFAPVYRRNAPLASPAERRENLLGYVVGVYRVPELLAEALRDFALGGVRFNLYDVVAPETQRLLCSYPGGPALVGVPAGGLRREAVFDVAGRRWRLVCVPTGDFLAAERTELPLVVLGAGLLFTLVLSGYLVVLVGRAARIAKLVNQRTEELVALNDDLANEIDRRRLTELELRQARGELEARVQERTAELHQAVDALRAEIQQRIVAEEDALQRTAMLEASNQVLRESLTCEEDAAVARVCLAVAEKLTGSRFGFIGEVNEAGRFDTIALSDPGWDSCRMPHSEATRLIRGMEVRGLWGAVLRSQRALIVNDPATHPDRVGIPEGHPPLTSFLGVPLKHAGKTIGMIALANKPSGYSDRDREGLEALAVAFVEALMRSRAEAALRRAHAELEERVRERTAELARSNAELEQFAYVASHDLQEPLRMVRSFVELLQQRYAGQLDAEADEFIGFAVDGAARMQALIRGLLAYSRVDRRTSSPGPVDCDRLVQNALRNLQVAIAEAKAQVTHDPLPTVTGDETQLLQLFQNLLGNAIKFRNEAAPRVHIAAARRGAEWVFSVRDNGIGFDPQYAERIFMIFQRLHTREEYGGTGIGLAVCKKIVECHGGRIWAESAPGQGSTFYFTLPVKGEENP
- a CDS encoding response regulator, with the protein product MSCPITTRAVEILLVEDNAGDVRLTREALKDGKVSNNLRVVRDGVEALAYLRHEGKYARAVTPDLILLDLNLPKKDGREVLAAIKADPDLRRIPVVVLTTSEGEEDVLRAYSLNANCYITKPVDLDQFIRVVRSIESFWFTVVRLPTE
- a CDS encoding diguanylate cyclase, producing the protein MDSRHITVLLIEDNPGDVALIRTMLSGTRGLPVSLQCADRLATGLERLAQGGIDLVVLDLNLPDSTGLATISHVHARAPHVPVIVLTGAEDEVLGANAVWAGAQDYLVKGQVDGSLLLRAIRYAISRHGLQMAAHQRALMDDFTGLYNETAFLSLAARDLALANRRGEHVLLVVARVEGFGSFVDAFGAREGERALAEVASAVRHAFRETDLVARLGGREFGALASSPESAELDALLARLRENLRNVRPRVLTLKLGAARGAPSALHTAQALLAQARAPVAEEPISSV